The following coding sequences lie in one Rhizobium rhododendri genomic window:
- the nrdR gene encoding transcriptional regulator NrdR → MRCPYCGTEDTQVKDSRPAEDNTSIRRRRICPECGGRFTTFERVQLRELMVTKKTGRKVLFDRNKLVRSFEIALRKRPVDRDRIERAVSGIVRRLESSGETEISSEQIGLQVLEALKTLDDVAFVRYASVYRDFSHAEDFEKVIAEINAKIARDPLDG, encoded by the coding sequence ATGCGCTGCCCATATTGCGGGACCGAAGACACCCAGGTGAAGGATTCGCGTCCGGCGGAGGATAACACCTCCATCCGCCGGCGGCGCATCTGCCCGGAATGCGGCGGTCGCTTCACGACCTTCGAGCGCGTGCAGTTGCGCGAACTCATGGTCACCAAGAAGACCGGCCGCAAGGTTCTGTTCGACCGCAACAAGCTGGTGCGTTCCTTCGAGATCGCGCTGCGCAAGCGCCCGGTGGATCGAGACCGCATCGAGCGCGCCGTCTCCGGCATTGTCCGTCGTCTTGAAAGTTCCGGCGAGACCGAGATCTCGTCCGAGCAGATCGGCCTGCAGGTTCTGGAAGCCCTGAAGACGCTCGACGATGTCGCTTTCGTCCGTTACGCCTCTGTCTATCGGGACTTTTCCCATGCCGAGGATTTCGAAAAGGTCATCGCCGAGATCAACGCGAAGATCGCCCGCGATCCACTGGACGGCTGA
- a CDS encoding DUF1003 domain-containing protein: MAEENAIETEEGMVDFDAGQGEAATVEMDDYTRSLAQAKAKSVKLIDAITGAALKKKDAVHFDDLRPSLADFVRQKHPGIRSDDYLSRKAMDEYRGQYIAELLKDERGELSTLEDEVVESLKTHDTLAENIEEDYEDHRSIGDRMSDVVASFGGSWTFIISFCAFLAIWMLINVVMGATQAFDAYPFILLNLILSTIAALQAPVIMMSQRRQEAKDRLRALNDYKVNLKAELEIRHLHEKVDHLLNRQWERLTEIQQIQIEMMLEQAKAAGRVLKVSKASKAKTVRKKVAPKKAPPAPLPDGALE, encoded by the coding sequence ATGGCTGAAGAGAATGCGATCGAAACGGAAGAAGGCATGGTGGATTTCGACGCCGGTCAGGGTGAAGCCGCGACCGTCGAGATGGACGACTACACGCGGAGCCTCGCGCAAGCCAAGGCCAAGTCCGTCAAGCTGATCGACGCGATTACCGGCGCGGCCCTGAAGAAGAAGGACGCCGTGCATTTCGACGACCTGCGGCCGTCGCTCGCCGATTTCGTCCGCCAGAAGCATCCGGGCATTCGATCGGACGACTATCTCAGTCGCAAGGCGATGGACGAGTACCGCGGCCAGTATATCGCCGAACTGCTGAAGGACGAGCGCGGCGAACTGTCGACGCTGGAAGACGAAGTCGTCGAGAGCCTGAAGACGCACGACACGCTGGCCGAGAATATCGAAGAAGACTACGAGGACCACCGGTCGATCGGCGATCGCATGTCCGACGTCGTCGCCTCCTTCGGCGGCAGCTGGACCTTTATCATCTCCTTCTGCGCGTTTCTCGCCATCTGGATGCTCATCAATGTCGTCATGGGCGCCACCCAGGCCTTTGACGCCTATCCATTCATTCTGCTCAACCTCATTCTCTCGACAATCGCAGCCCTGCAGGCTCCGGTCATCATGATGAGCCAGCGTCGGCAGGAGGCAAAAGACCGCTTGCGGGCGCTCAACGACTACAAGGTCAACCTCAAGGCCGAGCTCGAAATCCGCCACCTGCATGAAAAAGTCGACCACCTGCTCAATCGCCAGTGGGAGCGGCTGACCGAGATCCAGCAAATCCAGATCGAGATGATGCTGGAACAAGCAAAGGCAGCCGGCCGGGTGCTGAAAGTCAGCAAGGCCAGCAAGGCAAAGACCGTGCGCAAGAAGGTCGCGCCGAAGAAGGCGCCGCCTGCCCCGTTGCCGGACGGTGCGCTGGAATAG
- a CDS encoding AAA family ATPase, producing the protein MADWSRMRTTENCRMFFIFGGLPGSGKSTIAQALASRTKAVYLRIDSIEQAIRSAEILPQGKDVGPAGYLTSYRLAADNLALGQFVIADSVNPVEITRAAFRDIAAEVKVSFIEVEVVCSDPEMHRHRVESRPSAVEGLKLPTWEDVAQRQYEPWDSPHLSLDTAHLSVDESIAAILAAMPDAARKSFSL; encoded by the coding sequence GTGGCCGACTGGAGTCGTATGCGAACGACGGAGAATTGTCGGATGTTTTTTATCTTTGGCGGATTGCCCGGCAGCGGGAAAAGCACCATCGCCCAAGCCTTGGCAAGCCGGACCAAGGCGGTTTACCTGCGCATAGACTCCATTGAGCAGGCAATTCGTTCTGCCGAGATTTTACCGCAAGGCAAGGATGTGGGTCCGGCCGGCTATTTGACGAGCTACCGCCTCGCTGCAGACAATCTCGCCCTCGGCCAATTCGTGATTGCCGACTCTGTCAATCCTGTCGAAATAACCCGTGCAGCCTTCAGGGACATCGCAGCAGAGGTAAAAGTGAGCTTCATCGAGGTCGAGGTCGTATGTTCCGACCCGGAGATGCATCGGCATCGTGTGGAAAGCCGACCGTCAGCTGTCGAAGGATTGAAGCTGCCGACCTGGGAAGATGTTGCGCAACGTCAGTACGAGCCATGGGATAGTCCGCACCTCAGCCTCGACACCGCCCACCTCTCCGTCGACGAAAGCATTGCGGCAATCTTAGCAGCCATGCCTGACGCTGCACGGAAAAGTTTTTCGCTCTGA
- the pqqB gene encoding pyrroloquinoline quinone biosynthesis protein PqqB, translated as MRFLVLGTAAGGGLPQWNCGCDNCRLARVKGSGLSPQTQSSVAVSVDGENWAILNASPDIRQQIADNSALHPRELRHSPIRSVVVTNGDIDHIAGLLVLREKQAFGLFMTEALADILSGNPVFSALDPAFVQRQTIALGTPLQLLPGLTAELFPVPGKLPLFLEDDNPEIGLEGEQTVGIELKSGNQRAYYIPGCAALTEKLMSRIDGADLLLFDGTLFTDDEMLLSGTGQKTGRRMGHMPIDGAGGSLEALSSATIGRKIYVHINNTNPIWRQGPARDKVYNAGFEVGHDGMEINLATNT; from the coding sequence ATGCGCTTTCTCGTGCTCGGGACCGCAGCCGGCGGCGGATTGCCGCAATGGAATTGCGGCTGCGACAACTGCAGGCTGGCCCGGGTCAAGGGATCCGGACTGAGCCCGCAGACCCAGTCTTCCGTTGCCGTCAGCGTCGACGGTGAAAACTGGGCCATACTCAATGCCTCGCCGGATATCCGCCAGCAGATAGCGGACAACAGCGCCCTGCACCCCCGCGAACTCCGGCACTCCCCCATCCGTAGCGTTGTCGTCACCAATGGCGATATCGACCACATCGCAGGGCTGCTTGTCCTGCGGGAAAAGCAGGCATTCGGGCTCTTCATGACGGAAGCCCTGGCCGACATCCTGTCTGGCAATCCGGTTTTTTCGGCACTCGACCCCGCATTTGTCCAGCGGCAAACGATCGCTCTCGGCACCCCCTTGCAGCTTCTCCCGGGATTGACGGCAGAGTTGTTCCCCGTGCCGGGCAAGCTGCCGCTATTCCTGGAGGACGACAATCCGGAGATCGGCCTCGAAGGCGAACAGACCGTCGGCATCGAACTTAAGTCAGGAAACCAGCGCGCCTATTACATCCCCGGCTGCGCTGCGCTCACGGAAAAGCTAATGTCCCGTATCGATGGCGCCGATCTGCTGCTTTTCGACGGCACGCTGTTTACCGACGACGAGATGCTCCTCAGCGGTACAGGGCAGAAGACCGGCCGGCGCATGGGTCATATGCCGATTGATGGCGCTGGCGGCAGCCTGGAGGCGCTTTCGAGCGCGACCATCGGGCGAAAAATTTACGTCCATATCAACAATACCAATCCGATTTGGCGACAAGGCCCTGCCCGCGACAAAGTCTATAATGCGGGTTTCGAGGTCGGCCATGACGGCATGGAGATCAATCTTGCAACAAACACCTGA
- a CDS encoding SDR family oxidoreductase, with product MTKSALIIGATGIVGNNLARHLIDKGFEVAGLARNPASDIAGLRPVAANLLDPESLASAVRDLKPSHVFFSTWSRQATELENIRVNGAMVKNLLDALRPHKSVEHVALVTGLKHYLGPFEAYGKGVLPATPFREEQGRLEVDNFYYAQEDEVFAAAKTDGFSWSVDRPHTIIGYALGNAMNMGVTLAVYASICKATGRPFIFPGSPMQWNGLSDMTDARLLARHLEWASTTDAARNKDFNVVNGDVFRWSWMWQRIAGWFDIEPQPLPSEMTTLESQLADAGPIWADIAAKNGLAEHDINKLASAWHTDADLGRPIEVMTDMSKSRKLGFLDYQATDDSFTDLFTRLREARIIP from the coding sequence ATGACGAAATCAGCCCTCATCATTGGCGCCACCGGCATTGTCGGCAATAACCTCGCCCGTCATCTCATCGACAAGGGTTTCGAGGTAGCAGGCCTTGCCCGCAATCCGGCAAGCGACATCGCCGGCCTGCGCCCGGTTGCCGCCAACCTGCTCGATCCCGAAAGTCTCGCCTCCGCCGTGCGCGACCTGAAGCCTAGCCATGTCTTCTTCAGCACATGGTCGCGTCAGGCGACTGAGCTCGAAAATATCCGCGTCAACGGCGCGATGGTAAAGAACCTGCTCGATGCGCTCCGCCCACACAAGTCGGTCGAGCACGTGGCGCTGGTCACCGGCCTCAAGCACTACCTCGGGCCTTTCGAGGCCTACGGCAAGGGCGTGCTGCCGGCCACACCGTTCCGCGAGGAGCAGGGTCGCCTCGAAGTCGATAATTTCTACTATGCACAGGAAGACGAGGTTTTCGCCGCCGCCAAGACCGATGGCTTTAGCTGGAGCGTCGACCGCCCGCACACCATCATCGGCTACGCACTCGGCAACGCCATGAACATGGGCGTGACGCTTGCCGTCTACGCCTCGATCTGCAAGGCGACCGGCCGTCCCTTCATCTTCCCGGGCTCGCCGATGCAGTGGAACGGCTTGTCGGATATGACAGACGCCCGCCTGCTCGCCCGCCATCTGGAATGGGCCTCGACCACGGATGCAGCTCGGAACAAGGATTTCAACGTCGTCAACGGCGATGTCTTCCGCTGGAGCTGGATGTGGCAGCGCATCGCTGGATGGTTCGACATCGAGCCACAGCCGCTGCCATCCGAAATGACGACGCTCGAATCACAGCTCGCCGATGCTGGACCGATCTGGGCGGACATCGCCGCCAAGAACGGTCTTGCGGAACATGACATCAACAAGCTCGCCTCCGCCTGGCACACGGACGCCGATCTCGGCCGCCCCATCGAGGTCATGACCGACATGAGCAAGAGCCGCAAACTCGGTTTCCTCGACTACCAGGCTACCGACGACAGCTTCACGGACCTCTTCACCCGCCTCCGGGAAGCCCGCATTATCCCCTGA
- the ldtR gene encoding transcriptional regulator LdtR — MNTKIKPQAVSPVQDVKVEAIRDLYMESLHLVERLHRRLLDVIKDEFDRQGRSDVNAIQALLLFNIGNSELTAGELRSRGYYLGSNVSYNVKKLVDLGFINHQRSRIDRRSVRISLTDSGQDIAETVAKLYERHIGSIDKVGGIGTDEFTQMNKLLQRLDRFWNDSIMYRL; from the coding sequence ATGAACACGAAAATCAAGCCGCAGGCCGTGTCTCCCGTCCAGGACGTCAAGGTCGAAGCCATCCGCGATCTCTACATGGAATCGCTGCACCTGGTCGAGCGTCTCCACCGCCGTCTCCTTGATGTCATCAAGGACGAGTTCGACCGCCAGGGTCGCAGCGACGTCAACGCCATCCAGGCACTTCTGCTTTTCAACATCGGCAACTCGGAACTGACCGCCGGCGAACTTCGCTCACGCGGCTATTATCTGGGCTCGAACGTTTCCTATAACGTTAAGAAGCTCGTCGATCTCGGCTTCATCAATCACCAGCGCTCGCGTATCGACCGTCGCTCTGTTCGCATCAGCCTGACCGACAGCGGTCAGGACATCGCCGAGACTGTCGCCAAACTCTACGAGCGCCACATCGGCTCCATCGACAAGGTCGGCGGCATCGGCACCGACGAATTCACTCAGATGAACAAGCTCCTGCAGCGCCTCGACCGCTTCTGGAACGACTCGATCATGTACCGCCTGTAA
- the glyA gene encoding serine hydroxymethyltransferase — protein sequence MTHPSTEPFFNRPLSEADPEIFGAITKELGRQRHEIELIASENIVSRAVLEAQGSIMTNKYAEGYPGKRYYGGCQFVDIAEELAISRAKQLFGVEFANVQPNSGSQMNQAVFLALLQPGDTFMGLDLNSGGHLTHGSPVNMSGKWFNVVSYGVREGDNLLDMEEVARKAEETKPKLIIAGGTAYSRTWNWKRFREIADSVGAYLMVDMAHIAGLVAGGQHPSPFPHCHVATTTTHKSLRGPRGGMILTNDEGLAKKFNSAVFPGLQGGPLMHVIAAKAVAFGEALKPEFKEYAAQVVKNAKTLAETLMAGGVDVVSGGTDNHLLLVDLRKKNATGKRAEAALGRAYITCNKNGIPFDPEKPFVTSGVRLGTPAGTTRGFKEAEFKEIGNVIIEVLDGLKVANSDEGNAVVEAAVREKVLALTNRFPMYDYIG from the coding sequence ATGACCCATCCTTCCACCGAGCCCTTCTTCAATCGCCCGCTGTCCGAGGCCGATCCTGAAATCTTCGGCGCGATCACCAAGGAACTGGGTCGTCAGCGACACGAGATCGAACTGATCGCCTCCGAAAACATCGTCTCGCGCGCCGTGCTGGAAGCGCAGGGCTCGATCATGACCAACAAATATGCCGAGGGATATCCGGGCAAGCGCTACTACGGCGGCTGCCAGTTCGTCGACATCGCCGAGGAGCTGGCCATCTCGCGCGCCAAGCAGCTGTTCGGCGTCGAGTTCGCCAACGTCCAGCCAAACTCCGGCAGCCAAATGAACCAGGCTGTCTTTCTGGCGCTGCTGCAGCCGGGCGACACATTCATGGGCCTTGACCTCAATTCCGGTGGTCACCTGACGCACGGCTCGCCGGTCAACATGTCAGGCAAGTGGTTCAACGTCGTTTCCTACGGCGTGCGCGAAGGCGACAACCTGCTCGACATGGAAGAAGTTGCCCGCAAGGCCGAGGAAACCAAGCCGAAGCTGATCATCGCCGGTGGCACGGCCTATTCCCGCACCTGGAACTGGAAGCGTTTCCGTGAGATCGCAGACTCTGTCGGTGCCTACCTGATGGTCGACATGGCTCACATCGCCGGCCTCGTTGCCGGTGGCCAGCATCCGTCGCCGTTCCCTCATTGCCACGTGGCGACGACCACGACCCACAAGTCGCTCCGCGGCCCGCGTGGTGGCATGATCCTTACCAATGATGAGGGTCTGGCAAAAAAGTTCAACTCGGCCGTCTTCCCGGGCCTGCAGGGCGGACCGCTGATGCACGTCATCGCCGCCAAGGCCGTCGCATTCGGCGAAGCGCTGAAGCCTGAATTCAAGGAATACGCCGCCCAGGTGGTCAAGAACGCCAAGACCCTGGCCGAAACGCTGATGGCCGGCGGTGTCGACGTCGTCTCCGGCGGCACCGACAACCACCTGCTGCTGGTCGACCTGCGCAAGAAGAACGCCACAGGCAAGCGCGCCGAGGCAGCCCTTGGCCGCGCCTACATCACCTGCAACAAGAACGGCATCCCCTTCGATCCGGAAAAGCCCTTCGTCACCTCGGGCGTCCGCCTCGGCACGCCAGCCGGCACGACGCGCGGTTTCAAGGAGGCCGAATTTAAGGAAATCGGCAATGTCATCATCGAGGTGCTTGACGGCCTGAAGGTCGCCAACTCCGACGAAGGCAATGCCGTAGTCGAAGCTGCCGTCCGTGAGAAGGTCCTGGCCCTGACCAATCGCTTCCCGATGTACGACTACATCGGCTGA
- the pqqA gene encoding pyrroloquinoline quinone precursor peptide PqqA has translation MKWHAPKFIEVSCGMEINRYAPADGSEPVLF, from the coding sequence ATGAAATGGCATGCACCAAAATTCATCGAAGTTAGCTGCGGCATGGAAATCAACCGTTACGCTCCGGCCGACGGCAGCGAACCCGTCCTGTTCTAG
- the pqqC gene encoding pyrroloquinoline-quinone synthase PqqC yields MTAWRSILQQTPDRHSFEDRLRAIGAERYHDKHPFHVMLHGGECSLTQVRAWVINRFYYQSRIPMKDAAFMSRSDNPDLRRAWRRRIEDHDGGIEEGGGIRRWLKLAEAVGLDPDYVASTRGVLAGTRFAVDAYLHFVREKPMLEAVASSLTEMFAPKIHADRIAGLLKHYAFADDRALAYFRQRLNEAPEEVAFGLGYVLDHADTLEKQDAAAAALTFKTDVLWSQLDALYSAYVTPGRIPPGGWDGREAVIAFSPDDDFPKGQRL; encoded by the coding sequence ATGACGGCATGGAGATCAATCTTGCAACAAACACCTGACCGACACAGTTTCGAAGATCGCCTGAGGGCCATCGGCGCGGAACGATACCATGACAAGCACCCTTTCCACGTCATGCTGCACGGCGGCGAATGTAGCCTGACACAGGTGCGCGCCTGGGTGATCAACCGGTTCTACTATCAGAGCCGCATCCCCATGAAGGATGCCGCTTTCATGTCTCGCTCGGACAACCCCGATCTGCGCCGCGCCTGGCGCCGGCGGATCGAGGATCATGATGGCGGCATCGAGGAAGGCGGTGGTATCCGCCGTTGGCTGAAGCTTGCCGAAGCCGTCGGTCTCGATCCGGATTATGTTGCATCGACGAGGGGTGTGCTGGCCGGAACCCGCTTCGCCGTCGACGCCTATCTGCATTTCGTGCGCGAGAAGCCGATGCTGGAAGCCGTCGCCTCGTCGCTGACAGAAATGTTTGCACCGAAAATCCACGCCGACCGCATTGCCGGATTGCTGAAGCACTATGCCTTTGCCGACGATCGGGCACTCGCCTATTTTCGCCAGCGTCTCAACGAAGCACCAGAGGAGGTAGCCTTCGGGCTCGGCTATGTACTCGACCATGCCGATACGCTGGAAAAGCAGGATGCGGCCGCAGCGGCACTGACCTTCAAGACCGATGTGCTCTGGTCTCAACTCGACGCGCTTTATTCCGCCTATGTAACGCCCGGCCGCATTCCGCCCGGGGGATGGGATGGCCGCGAGGCGGTCATTGCTTTTTCGCCGGATGATGATTTCCCGAAGGGACAGCGCCTGTGA
- the pqqD gene encoding pyrroloquinoline quinone biosynthesis peptide chaperone PqqD, with translation MSDQQTVTITAETVIKLPRGVRLHDDPVRKQMVLLAPERALALDEIAVAIVRALDGVKSLDQIADGFARDFGAPKDQVLADIIAFAQEFANRRMLEVVQ, from the coding sequence GTGAGCGACCAACAGACAGTCACCATCACCGCCGAAACCGTCATCAAGCTGCCGCGCGGCGTGCGGCTGCACGACGACCCGGTGCGCAAGCAGATGGTGCTGCTGGCGCCCGAGCGGGCGCTGGCGCTCGACGAGATCGCTGTCGCCATCGTCCGCGCACTCGATGGCGTGAAGAGCCTCGATCAGATCGCTGACGGCTTTGCCCGCGATTTCGGTGCTCCGAAGGACCAGGTTCTGGCCGACATCATCGCCTTTGCGCAAGAGTTCGCCAATCGCCGGATGCTGGAGGTCGTCCAATGA
- a CDS encoding L,D-transpeptidase family protein — MSKKNGIVDFSRRAFLRSAATVGAVAMAGPVFAQSAMDDIINAPRRGSWDDQFDAKSASRTAAAMVSNTPILSPDSVSNIQQAIAQYQAIAANGGWPQIDVGDNKLQLGVSDPIVETLRQRLAITGDLPREAGMSPAFDSYVDGAVKRFQARHGLPPDGRLGEYTVKALNVTANVRLQQLNTNLIRLQTFPADLGRRHVMVNIPATYVEAVQDGQVALRHMAIVGRMARPTHIINSKIFEVILNPYWTSPRSIVEKDIMPIMRKDPTYLAKNNIRLFDPKGTEVAPESVDWNADKAPNLMFRQDPGKNNAMASAKINFYNPNNEYMHDTPEQGLFNKLMRFDSSGCVRVQNVRDLVVWLLAETPGWPRQHIESVIASRINTPIKLPEEIPVYFAYISAWGAGNGVVQFRDDIYQLDGNSQLALDTTQGMEKPVQ, encoded by the coding sequence ATGTCGAAGAAAAACGGAATTGTAGACTTCTCACGCCGCGCCTTTCTGCGGTCGGCAGCAACCGTCGGCGCCGTCGCTATGGCAGGCCCGGTATTCGCTCAGTCGGCAATGGACGATATCATCAATGCGCCGCGGCGCGGCTCCTGGGATGACCAGTTCGACGCCAAGTCCGCCTCCCGCACGGCCGCCGCGATGGTATCGAACACCCCGATCCTGAGCCCGGACTCGGTTTCCAACATCCAGCAGGCGATTGCCCAGTATCAGGCGATTGCAGCAAACGGCGGATGGCCGCAGATCGACGTCGGCGATAACAAGCTGCAACTCGGCGTTTCCGACCCCATCGTCGAAACGCTGCGGCAGCGCCTTGCCATCACCGGCGACCTGCCGCGCGAGGCTGGCATGTCGCCTGCGTTCGACTCCTATGTCGACGGCGCAGTAAAGCGGTTCCAGGCCCGTCACGGCCTGCCGCCAGATGGCCGTCTTGGCGAATACACCGTCAAGGCACTGAACGTGACGGCAAACGTCCGCCTACAGCAGCTGAATACCAACCTGATCCGCCTCCAGACCTTCCCGGCAGACCTCGGTCGCCGCCACGTGATGGTCAATATTCCGGCGACCTATGTCGAAGCCGTGCAGGACGGCCAGGTGGCGCTCCGTCACATGGCGATCGTCGGCCGTATGGCGCGCCCGACCCACATCATTAACTCGAAGATCTTCGAGGTGATCCTCAATCCTTATTGGACCTCGCCGCGCTCGATCGTCGAAAAAGACATCATGCCGATCATGCGCAAGGATCCGACATACCTGGCGAAGAACAACATCCGCCTGTTCGACCCCAAGGGCACGGAAGTCGCGCCGGAATCGGTGGACTGGAATGCCGACAAGGCGCCGAACCTGATGTTCCGTCAGGATCCGGGCAAGAACAACGCCATGGCCTCTGCCAAGATCAACTTCTACAACCCGAACAACGAATATATGCACGACACGCCGGAGCAGGGCCTGTTCAACAAGCTGATGCGCTTCGACAGTTCGGGCTGTGTGCGCGTTCAGAACGTCCGCGATCTCGTCGTCTGGCTGCTTGCCGAGACGCCGGGATGGCCGCGCCAGCATATTGAAAGTGTGATCGCCAGCCGTATCAACACGCCTATCAAGCTACCCGAGGAAATTCCGGTTTATTTCGCCTATATTTCCGCCTGGGGTGCGGGCAATGGCGTGGTGCAGTTCCGCGACGACATCTATCAGCTGGACGGCAACTCCCAGCTGGCCCTGGATACGACGCAGGGCATGGAAAAGCCGGTTCAGTAA
- a CDS encoding winged helix-turn-helix transcriptional regulator, translated as MKDDIPTHEEDCAPRRVLELFSVKWTSMVLHALHTLHGGTCRTGVLQRSLPGISKKMLTQTLREMENDGLVTRQVFDVVPPRVEYSLTPLGIEFVEPIEMLYNWGKAHSGALDQLASRPKSRRRG; from the coding sequence ATGAAAGACGATATACCGACCCACGAGGAAGACTGCGCGCCCCGCCGGGTGCTGGAGCTCTTCAGCGTCAAGTGGACGAGCATGGTGCTGCACGCACTGCATACGCTGCACGGCGGAACCTGCCGCACCGGCGTTCTGCAGCGCAGCCTGCCTGGCATCAGCAAGAAGATGCTGACGCAGACGCTCCGAGAGATGGAAAATGACGGGCTGGTTACCCGGCAGGTGTTCGACGTTGTCCCGCCGCGCGTCGAATACAGCCTGACGCCCCTCGGCATTGAGTTCGTCGAGCCGATCGAGATGCTCTATAACTGGGGAAAAGCCCATTCCGGCGCCCTCGACCAATTGGCATCCAGACCGAAATCGCGCCGCCGCGGCTAG
- the pqqE gene encoding pyrroloquinoline quinone biosynthesis protein PqqE yields the protein MTVVFSAEKSMAEARRVAAPPPMALLAELTHRCPLACPYCSNPLELVRANAELSTEQWIEIFRQAAAMGVLHLHLSGGEPASRRDLVELTRAAAGFGLYTNLITSGVGLTEARIAELADAGLDHLQLSIQGITPEKADQVGGYRGGYARKMAVAEWTRAAGIPLTVNAVCHKQNMEEIGGMLDLAIALGARRIEIATVQFHGWAERNRQALMPTLEQVEATNAFVDASRKRLEGTLVIDYVPADHHARFPKACMGGWARIGLNVTPSGKVLPCHAAETIPGLAFDNATERPLSEIWYDSAAFNAYRGDDWMQEPCRSCDRKHIDFGGCRCQAMALAGDPAATDPVCAFSPLRGELTARAKADSLAIPPPFVYRGR from the coding sequence ATGACCGTCGTCTTCTCAGCGGAAAAATCGATGGCGGAGGCGCGCCGCGTTGCAGCTCCACCGCCTATGGCGCTGCTTGCCGAGCTTACGCACCGCTGTCCGCTCGCCTGCCCCTATTGCTCCAATCCGCTGGAGCTGGTGCGGGCTAATGCGGAGCTCAGCACCGAACAGTGGATCGAGATCTTTCGCCAGGCGGCAGCCATGGGTGTCCTGCACCTGCATCTGTCCGGCGGCGAGCCGGCGTCGCGGCGCGATCTGGTCGAACTGACGCGCGCGGCAGCCGGCTTCGGGCTCTACACCAACCTCATCACATCGGGCGTCGGCCTCACCGAAGCCCGCATCGCCGAACTGGCCGACGCCGGTCTCGACCACCTGCAACTATCGATCCAGGGCATCACGCCTGAAAAGGCCGATCAGGTCGGCGGCTACCGGGGTGGCTATGCGCGCAAGATGGCGGTTGCTGAATGGACGCGCGCAGCCGGCATTCCGCTGACGGTCAACGCCGTCTGCCACAAGCAGAATATGGAAGAGATTGGCGGCATGCTCGATCTCGCCATCGCGCTCGGCGCCCGGCGCATCGAGATAGCCACAGTACAGTTCCACGGCTGGGCGGAGCGCAACCGGCAGGCCCTGATGCCGACGCTGGAGCAGGTGGAAGCGACCAACGCCTTCGTCGATGCATCGCGCAAGCGGCTCGAAGGCACGCTGGTTATCGACTATGTGCCGGCCGACCATCATGCGCGTTTCCCCAAAGCCTGCATGGGCGGCTGGGCGCGCATCGGCCTCAACGTCACGCCTTCAGGAAAGGTGCTGCCCTGCCACGCCGCCGAGACTATCCCCGGCCTCGCCTTCGACAACGCCACGGAGCGGCCGCTTTCCGAAATCTGGTACGACAGCGCCGCCTTCAACGCCTATCGCGGCGACGACTGGATGCAGGAACCCTGCCGCTCATGCGACCGAAAGCACATCGATTTCGGCGGCTGTCGCTGCCAGGCCATGGCGCTCGCCGGCGACCCCGCCGCCACAGACCCCGTCTGCGCATTCTCTCCATTGCGCGGCGAACTGACGGCGCGGGCCAAAGCCGACTCGCTCGCGATCCCGCCGCCGTTTGTTTATCGCGGTCGGTAA